GCTCGAGGTGGTCGGCGAAAAAGAAGTGACCTTCGCTCTCCCGGATGGACATCAGCCTCAATCTCAGTGCCTGGCGGAGCGTGGAGACCTCCCTGCCGTTGATCTGGGGGCGCGGCGCAGCGGAGGACAGGAAAGTGGTGAGCAGGGGAACCGGGGAGTCAATCGGGTCGCCTTCCTTCCAGTGCTCCACCTGAATAGGGCAGAAATGAGCCGCGCTCTGTTCGTGGACCAGGACCGGAAGGCCGCGAATAGCCAAACCAACATCCAGCTGGAACTCGACTCCCGGCGGGGCGGCCCTTCCGACGGTAAGTCCAACCAGTTCCACTTCAACCTTGAGATCGCCGAAAAGGAATCGCTGCAGGTTCTGGTATCCCTCTTCTGAGTTGACGATGCCGTACCGTCCGCTGTGGCTTCGGTGCACCACTGCCAGCTGTGCGCCCCTGACCGCGGCATTGTCGATTTGCACCAGGCCGTCGCTGCGGGCGCCCACCGCTTTTGAGGACATGCCCATGGCGACGTCATAGTCCTCCGGGTTGGACCCCACCAGGCAGAAGAGGTTTTCCACGGGGAACCCGTCCGCCGGCATGACGGTTCCCTGGAAGTCTTCCCGGGTCAGCTCCTGCCTCTGCGCCTGCGGGGTCAAATAGTCGTACATCCGGTCCGGCCCGAAGATGTCCGCGCCGTGGACGCCCGTGGCATCACGGAGGCGTTCCAGCAGCCCCATGCCCAGGGCGAAGTTGATTCCGCCGTGGGGAGTTGCATAGGTAAAGACCCGGGCCACATATTTGGTGCCGGCGGCGGGATCAAACACGCCGGTCTCTGCGGCCACGCTTTCCGGGATGACCCGCTGCAGCATGCAGCGGCAGATCAGTCCTCCCATGGAGTGGGCAACCAGAAACACCTTCGGTGCGCCCGTCTTTTCCAGTACCAGCCGGACGAGTGCAAAGAGGCTGGCGGCGGCTTCCTCGAGGGAAAACTTCTCCGGGTCCTCGGCAAAGGTGGTGGCGGCGTCGTCGTAAAACCGGTGGATCCAGACGGAAGCAGGGTTCAGGCTCCCCGCGTCAACGCTGTTCAGGAACGTCCATTGGTCCCCGTGGACCGGCACTTCGTAGGTGTGGTCGCTGATGAGGCGCAGCATCGGGGATTCGAATTGATGAAACTTGGCCCGTCCGCTGCTGTCAGCGCGGACGTGGACCGATCCCTGGCTAAAGCCGTAGAACGGGTCATCCACGGCATCGTTGATGGCCGAACCTGCACCGGCAAACCCGCGGACGTAGATCACCGGGAGTTTGCCGTCATCACCGGAAGAATGCATCGTTTTCCTCCTCATGCTCCAGCGCCTTCGGCTCGGCGCGCCCGGGCCAAAGAAGTCCCATCAGGTGGCTGCGCAGAGAGGGGCGTCGCACGGCGAGTGCGGCGGGCAGACGGTGCTGCCGAGTGGTGACGTGAGTGACCGCTCCGTCGCGGCGACTGCAGGGCCTAGCAGTAGGATCCTCAACGCGCTGCGTTGTGTCAATGGAGATTCCGGTGGTTGACCCCGGGCCTCCTCATTGCCTCAGCAGCCAGCGGGCAGATGCAAAACGGCGCCGCCGGCAACCAGCCGGGCAGCGCCGTCGTGCCTGCGCGTTACTTGGCGGAAACCAGCTCCGGGTGATGCAGCTGGGCAACCTGCGGATGGGCGCGCAGCCAGCCCTTGAGAACATTGGAGCCGTAGGACGCCAGCATGGGGTTTTCCGGATCATCGGAGATGCCGCGGGACTGTGCCGCCAGCTCGGCGGGAAGTTCCACCGAGTCAATGACGGCGTCCAGGCGCGGGGACCAGAAGAACGGAATGGCGTAGCGGTCCACGCCGGGAGCCGGTGCGGTGACCCGGTGAATGGTGGCGGAAAGGTAGCCCTGCGTGGCAACCTCGAGCATCTCGCCCAGGTTGACCACCAGCGCACCCGGGATCGGATCCACCGGAATCCACGTATCCGATTCATGCGGACGAACCTCCAGGCCGCCCACCGAATCCTGCAGCAGCAGGGTCACGAAGCCATAGTCGGCGTGCGACCCGACGCCCTGGGTGCCTGCTTCCTTGACCACGCCACCCACGTAGTGGATGAGCTTGGCCATCCACGCGGGAGTTCCTTCGAAGGGCTCGGCGAAGTGGTCTTCGGGCAGATCCAGCGAGACGGAAATGGCGCTGAGCAGTTCGGCGCCCACTTCCGACATCAGCTCGCCCCACTCCATCGACTTCTGCCGCAGCTCGGGCAGCACCTCATCGGGGAACAGGTTGGGACCCTGAACCAGCCAAAACGGCTGATCTTTCGGGTAATCCGCCACGGGCTCGCGCTCCGGGCCGAAGTCCACCTGCTCGCGGGCATCCGGACGTCCCTGCGTCAGCTCGGTGCCCAGCCTGGTGTACCCGCGGAAGTGCGGAGACTTCCGGTTATCCAGCTCCAGCCGGTTTTCCAGCGGCAAATCAAAGAAGCGCTTTGTGACGTCAAACAGATCGTCCACCTTGGCTTCGCCTGCGCCGTAGCCCACCAACTGGAAGAAGCCGATGCGGTGCGTGGCATCACGCAGCTGTGCAATGAACTCGGGGTTGAAGGAACCGTCGGCATTACGGGCGGTGCTCAGGTCCAGGACGGGAATCGAGGTGGGGATCTCAGTCATAGAGCGAAGCTACCACCGGCCGCTGTCAAGTAAGTAGCAAATGTTACGACGGCGCCGTCTTGTCCCTTGCTGACCTGCGCTTTTATTCCGGCCACTGTGGACAGGTGCGTAATACGGCGTCTTGTGGCGACACGATCAGGGGTTAGACCGGCCCGGCGGCGGATGGGGATTCGTGCCGGGGTGAGTGATTGTATCCGCGCGGGGCACCGTCGAATAATTAGTACACATAAATGTGCGCTAATCCGTTCCATATGGTCTGATATACACATCAGTCTTTAGGTAAGCCTTACCTACCAACCCCGATAGGAACGTTGTTGAGCGCCTCCCACCCTCCCCGCGGAACCTCCCGCCGCCA
This genomic interval from Arthrobacter sunyaminii contains the following:
- a CDS encoding isopenicillin N synthase family dioxygenase → MTEIPTSIPVLDLSTARNADGSFNPEFIAQLRDATHRIGFFQLVGYGAGEAKVDDLFDVTKRFFDLPLENRLELDNRKSPHFRGYTRLGTELTQGRPDAREQVDFGPEREPVADYPKDQPFWLVQGPNLFPDEVLPELRQKSMEWGELMSEVGAELLSAISVSLDLPEDHFAEPFEGTPAWMAKLIHYVGGVVKEAGTQGVGSHADYGFVTLLLQDSVGGLEVRPHESDTWIPVDPIPGALVVNLGEMLEVATQGYLSATIHRVTAPAPGVDRYAIPFFWSPRLDAVIDSVELPAELAAQSRGISDDPENPMLASYGSNVLKGWLRAHPQVAQLHHPELVSAK
- a CDS encoding esterase/lipase family protein, with amino-acid sequence MHSSGDDGKLPVIYVRGFAGAGSAINDAVDDPFYGFSQGSVHVRADSSGRAKFHQFESPMLRLISDHTYEVPVHGDQWTFLNSVDAGSLNPASVWIHRFYDDAATTFAEDPEKFSLEEAAASLFALVRLVLEKTGAPKVFLVAHSMGGLICRCMLQRVIPESVAAETGVFDPAAGTKYVARVFTYATPHGGINFALGMGLLERLRDATGVHGADIFGPDRMYDYLTPQAQRQELTREDFQGTVMPADGFPVENLFCLVGSNPEDYDVAMGMSSKAVGARSDGLVQIDNAAVRGAQLAVVHRSHSGRYGIVNSEEGYQNLQRFLFGDLKVEVELVGLTVGRAAPPGVEFQLDVGLAIRGLPVLVHEQSAAHFCPIQVEHWKEGDPIDSPVPLLTTFLSSAAPRPQINGREVSTLRQALRLRLMSIRESEGHFFFADHLEQTEDWQDTLLVDIEPPSSDRALPRAWAAWNSSIPTALRDWVPAEENLLADIDPTAARWKGHVDVPEFSKELLGGTAGINLTVTPRNWND